The Sphingobacterium lactis sequence TTGTCTTTGTGAGTAGATTTCTTGGCACCGAATATGGTCCAGAAGAACTTTTTCCGACGTAGGGAAATATTCTTACCGATATGCAGCAAGAACCGCCGGATTTCCTGCTGGAACACCACGATCAAAGCAATCGACCCGACGGAGATAAATCCGCCGAAAATCTCCGTCAGCAGGCGCATCTCCATCTGCTTAACGACCAGGTATATGCCATAGAATAGACCCACCCCAATCAGGATATTCACGGCTATAGTACCCTTGATCAGGCTATAAACGTAATATATGATAATTGCCACCAGCAATATATCGATGAAATCAAGCAACCTGAAGCCACTTAAGAGATTGAAGTCCAGACCATCCATATGTGTTGCAATTTAAAAAATTTTATCCATTGCTGCGTGCATTTAAAATGATAAAATGATGGGAATATGGACAGCTAAAACCTTAGATTTGTAAAAAAGGCTAGAATATGACCAAACTATCTGTAAATATCAACAAGATTGCCACCCTGCGGAACTCCCGTGGTGGAAATGTTCCCAATGTATTATCGGCAGCTTTGGCGTGTGAACGCTTCGGCGCTGAAGGCATCACCGTACACCCACGTCCGGATGAAAGACATATCCGTTACCAGGATGTATACGACCTCAAGGCCAATATTGCTACGGAATTCAATATCGAAGGGAATTGCCGGGAACAGAAATTTGTGGATTTGGTGTTGGCGAACAACCCGACACAAGTGACATTGGTACCGGATGAATTAGGACAGATCACATCCAATCATGGATGGGACACGATCAAATACAAGGATTACCTCACAGATATGGTCAAGTTATTCCAAGGGCAGGGAATCCGTGTTTCCATCTTTGTGGATCCGGTAGAAGACATGGTGGAAGGAGCTGCAGAAACTGGAACGGACCGTATCGAACTCTATACCGAAGCGTATGCTGCTGAATTTACGGCCAACAAGGAAGCAGCCATTGCACCGTACATCAAGGCGGCAGAGAAAGCACAGGAAGTCGGCTTGGGTCTGAATGCAGGGCACGATCTGGACTTAAATAACCTGCAATATTTCCAACAGCACATCCCCGGATTATTGGAAGTCAGCATTGGCCACGCGCTGATTGCCGATGCCCTCTATTTGGGATTGGAAGAGACGATCAAGCGCTATTTGGCGGCATTGAAATAAGGCTGCGAAAAGCATCAAAGGCATACTATAAAAAAAAGCGATCAAGAATTAGTTCTTGATCGCTCTTTTTATGGCATGGGGAATGTTATCGGATTCCCCTGAATATTCTATTCCATCTGATCTTGGTCAGGAAGGAACCATCTTCGTCCCAACTCAACCAGGTAAATAACGCTTTCCCTACAATATGGTCTTCAGGGACAAAACCCCATCCTCTTGAATCCAGGGAATTATGTCTGTTGTCCCCCATCATCCAGTAATAATCCATTTTGAAGGTATAGCTATCCGTTTTTAGACCGTTGATATAATATCCATCTTGACGCTGTTCAAAGTTATTCCCTTCATATACCGTAATGGCACGTTGGTAAAGTGGCACATTCAAGCTATCCAATTTTACGGTCCAGCCTTTTTTAGGCACTTGAATAGGTCCAAAATTATCGTAGTTCCAAATGATTCCATTTTCATAGAATGGGAATGCTCTGAAGTTCGGGTTGTTATCTCCTGGTTCGAAGATAATCTCACGTACTTCTTTAACACTTGCCCAGGATTTGATTTCTGCGGCTTCTCCTTTGGTCATGTGCATACCGTAGATCCCTTCGCTTGGATTTGTATATAACGGATCCAACTCCACACGCATATCCAACAGCTTTTGCAGGTTCAGTCCATTGGGATCTGTGAATACCTGATAGTTCGTTTGGAAATCATCATCTTCAAATGCTGGTTTACCATTTACAAAAAGCTTGGTGCGTTCCATGGAAACAATATCTCCAGGCATCCCTACACAGCGCTTGATGTAATTTTCACGCTTGTCCACTGGTCTGTTATAAGGTTCATCCGCTTCCACAGGGTAGTTAAATACGACCACATCGTTGCGTTTGATTTCCTGGAATCCAGGGAGACGTTTATAAGGGACCTTAATAATTTCCGAATATGCTTTTCCACCGGTCACCGGCATGGTATGGTGTGCGAAAGGGAAAGCGATTGGGGTCATCGGGATGCGCGGTCCATAGTTCAATTTACTCACGAACAGGAAGTCACCCACCAATAAGCTTCTTTCCATCGATCCCGTTGGGATCATGTAGGCTTCGATCAGGAAACCACGGATAAGGGTAGCGGCAACTGTTGCGAAAATGATCGCATCTGCCCATTCGCGGCCTACTGATTTCTTATACGGATATTTCTTCTTGAACTCCTCTGTGGTGGATTGCCCAAGGTATTTCACATT is a genomic window containing:
- the lepB gene encoding signal peptidase I, with amino-acid sequence MWYIILAIYIIGSLYGLFLLYKKAGRQGWEAIVPFYAQYVMAQLVGRPTWWIVWLFVPIVNIFIFYDLYLNLIKAFGKRRFWENAAAVLVPFIVLPMWGRDPNVKYLGQSTTEEFKKKYPYKKSVGREWADAIIFATVAATLIRGFLIEAYMIPTGSMERSLLVGDFLFVSKLNYGPRIPMTPIAFPFAHHTMPVTGGKAYSEIIKVPYKRLPGFQEIKRNDVVVFNYPVEADEPYNRPVDKRENYIKRCVGMPGDIVSMERTKLFVNGKPAFEDDDFQTNYQVFTDPNGLNLQKLLDMRVELDPLYTNPSEGIYGMHMTKGEAAEIKSWASVKEVREIIFEPGDNNPNFRAFPFYENGIIWNYDNFGPIQVPKKGWTVKLDSLNVPLYQRAITVYEGNNFEQRQDGYYINGLKTDSYTFKMDYYWMMGDNRHNSLDSRGWGFVPEDHIVGKALFTWLSWDEDGSFLTKIRWNRIFRGIR
- a CDS encoding pyridoxine 5'-phosphate synthase; its protein translation is MTKLSVNINKIATLRNSRGGNVPNVLSAALACERFGAEGITVHPRPDERHIRYQDVYDLKANIATEFNIEGNCREQKFVDLVLANNPTQVTLVPDELGQITSNHGWDTIKYKDYLTDMVKLFQGQGIRVSIFVDPVEDMVEGAAETGTDRIELYTEAYAAEFTANKEAAIAPYIKAAEKAQEVGLGLNAGHDLDLNNLQYFQQHIPGLLEVSIGHALIADALYLGLEETIKRYLAALK